The genomic segment CAGAAGCCCTTTTACGGCCATCTCCTCAAGAAAGCTGGAAAGGGTTTCCGGATCCCGCTTCAATCGCTCCGCGAGGGCCTTGGGCGTTTCCGGAGCCATGCTAAGATTCAGGTACATTCGGGCTTCTTCTTCAGAGAATATTTTTTCCAGAATTCTTATTTCAACCTCTGATTTAGTAGCTGGAAAGCCGAGGGAGTACTTGCCTAGTTGCTCCCGAAGTTTAAAATAGATGCCGTCCGCCATAAGATCTCCTTCACTGGCTTATAATAAAAAAATGATTTCTTTATTTAATGCAGAGCACGGGGCAATGCGCCTTGACAATGATGTATTGGGCGTTGGAGCCAAAAAGCAGTTTATCCAGCTTCGAGCGCCGCCGAATGCCGATAACGATCATATCAATGTTGTTTTCCCGGGCGAAC from the Desulfobacterales bacterium genome contains:
- a CDS encoding universal stress protein; its protein translation is ELAQANEDMNFAAQVFKDAGISCETKLIIRGNTPGVDMVEFARENNIDMIVIGIRRRSKLDKLLFGSNAQYIIVKAHCPVLCIK